A window from Staphylococcus succinus encodes these proteins:
- a CDS encoding NifU family protein, translating into MPTENVTMFDQVAEVIERLRPFLLRDGGDCSLIDVEDGIVKLQLHGACGTCPSSTITLKAGIERALHEEVPGVIEVEQVF; encoded by the coding sequence ATGCCAACTGAAAACGTAACAATGTTTGATCAAGTAGCAGAAGTTATTGAAAGATTACGTCCTTTCTTACTACGTGATGGTGGTGACTGTTCACTCATCGATGTAGAAGATGGTATTGTTAAATTACAATTACATGGGGCGTGCGGTACATGTCCTAGTTCAACAATCACTTTAAAAGCCGGTATCGAACGTGCTTTACATGAAGAAGTACCCGGAGTAATAGAAGTAGAACAAGTATTCTAA
- a CDS encoding 2-hydroxyacid dehydrogenase, translated as MEKVIVTRKIPQPFIEQLEAFAEVEVWNESYTPMPREKFLDSLKDATACFITLSEKIDEAVIESAPHLKVIANMAVGFDNIDVPLVHSKGIIATNTPEVLTETTAELGITLLLSVARRIVEAEQYVQRGEWQSWGPYLLAGKDLYNAKVGIFGMGDIGKAFARRLKGFNTNIMYHNRTRYKDAEEKLGALYVSFDTLLENSDFIVCTAPLTEDTRDKFNEAAFKKMKNDAIFINIGRGAVVDEQALVKALQEGEIAACGLDVLRQEPIDMSHPLLSMSNALIVPHIGSASVITRNRMIQLCVDNIRLVLNDNQPKTPIKAI; from the coding sequence ATGGAAAAAGTCATCGTAACAAGAAAGATACCACAACCATTTATAGAACAACTAGAAGCATTTGCAGAAGTTGAAGTATGGAATGAGTCATACACACCAATGCCGAGAGAAAAGTTTTTAGATTCATTAAAAGATGCTACAGCATGCTTTATTACGTTAAGTGAGAAAATTGATGAAGCTGTTATAGAGTCTGCACCACATCTCAAAGTAATTGCTAATATGGCAGTTGGATTTGATAATATTGATGTACCATTAGTGCATAGTAAAGGTATTATCGCTACGAATACGCCAGAAGTACTTACAGAAACGACAGCTGAATTAGGTATCACATTATTGTTAAGTGTAGCGCGACGCATAGTTGAAGCTGAACAATATGTGCAAAGAGGCGAATGGCAAAGTTGGGGACCTTATTTACTAGCAGGTAAAGATTTATACAATGCTAAAGTCGGGATATTCGGCATGGGCGACATAGGTAAAGCTTTTGCACGTCGACTTAAGGGATTTAACACGAATATTATGTATCATAATAGAACGAGATATAAGGATGCTGAAGAAAAATTAGGTGCATTATATGTATCATTTGATACATTATTAGAAAATAGTGATTTTATTGTTTGTACAGCGCCGCTTACAGAAGATACACGTGATAAATTTAATGAAGCGGCATTTAAGAAAATGAAAAATGATGCCATTTTTATTAATATTGGACGTGGCGCAGTTGTAGATGAACAAGCGCTTGTCAAAGCGCTGCAAGAAGGAGAAATAGCAGCTTGTGGTCTTGATGTTTTACGTCAAGAGCCGATAGATATGTCGCATCCACTCCTTTCTATGAGCAACGCATTGATTGTGCCTCATATTGGTAGTGCATCAGTTATTACTAGAAATCGCATGATTCAACTTTGTGTTGATAATATTCGCTTAGTTTTAAACGATAATCAACCCAAAACACCTATAAAAGCTATTTAA
- the dltA gene encoding D-alanine--poly(phosphoribitol) ligase subunit DltA has translation MKDIIQSLSESEKNCPHHIAVQHNHEQLTYKELNQYSNILARMIQETDRPIIAYGHMSPFMIVAMIASIKAGCGYVPLDTSLPQDRLHTIIKKMNPQFLINTTDENIEQFELNVIDINTIKNNTCELTFESKIKADDIAYTIFTSGSTGEPKGVQISYKSLNDFTRWMVDLNQLGEYQQWLNQAPFSFDLSVMAIYPCLATSGTLNLVDKMMINKPKRLSEMLDEAKINVWVSTPSFMEMCLMLPQLTETKYASLKEFFFCGEIFAHRTAKMLLQRFPSAWIYNTYGPTEATVAVTSILITEDILREYNPLPVGAPRPGTSLILGHNDELIITGDCVSMGYVYDEIKTNKVFKKANNQRAYHTGDKAEQRDKQWFINGRIDFQIKLNGYRMELEEIEFQLRQIDCVKEAVVVPIYKDNKVTQIHAVVVSNRPNHIDLTEQEMTRDIKGALKEHIPEYMIPKKIHFTDKLPLTVNGKLDRKKIAEGVN, from the coding sequence ATGAAAGATATAATTCAATCATTAAGTGAAAGTGAAAAAAATTGCCCACATCACATAGCTGTGCAACATAATCATGAGCAATTAACGTATAAAGAGTTAAATCAATATTCGAATATACTTGCTCGTATGATACAAGAAACGGATAGACCTATTATAGCGTATGGTCACATGTCGCCGTTTATGATTGTAGCAATGATTGCCAGTATTAAAGCAGGATGTGGCTATGTACCTTTGGATACATCTTTACCTCAAGACCGTTTGCACACAATTATAAAAAAAATGAATCCTCAATTTTTAATCAATACAACTGATGAAAACATTGAGCAATTTGAATTAAATGTGATTGATATTAATACAATAAAAAACAATACTTGCGAACTTACATTTGAATCTAAAATTAAAGCAGATGATATTGCTTATACAATATTTACATCTGGTTCTACAGGGGAGCCTAAAGGCGTACAAATTAGTTATAAAAGTCTAAATGACTTTACAAGATGGATGGTCGATCTGAATCAATTAGGAGAATATCAACAATGGTTAAATCAGGCGCCATTTTCTTTCGATTTATCAGTAATGGCTATATATCCTTGTTTAGCAACGTCGGGGACATTAAATTTAGTCGATAAGATGATGATTAATAAACCTAAAAGACTCAGTGAGATGTTGGATGAAGCAAAAATTAATGTATGGGTTTCAACGCCATCATTTATGGAAATGTGCTTGATGTTACCACAGTTAACAGAAACAAAATACGCTAGTTTAAAAGAGTTTTTCTTCTGCGGTGAAATATTTGCACATAGAACTGCCAAAATGCTTTTACAACGTTTTCCTTCTGCATGGATCTATAATACTTATGGCCCAACTGAAGCTACTGTAGCTGTTACTAGTATTTTAATAACAGAAGACATATTACGCGAGTATAACCCGTTACCAGTGGGGGCGCCAAGGCCAGGAACTTCCTTAATTTTAGGACATAATGATGAACTTATTATAACTGGTGATTGTGTCAGTATGGGTTATGTATACGACGAGATTAAAACGAATAAGGTATTTAAAAAAGCCAATAACCAACGCGCTTATCACACCGGTGATAAAGCTGAGCAAAGAGACAAGCAGTGGTTTATTAACGGTCGTATAGATTTTCAAATTAAATTGAACGGCTATCGGATGGAATTAGAAGAAATTGAATTTCAATTGAGACAGATAGACTGTGTTAAAGAAGCGGTTGTCGTGCCTATATATAAAGACAACAAAGTCACACAAATACATGCAGTGGTTGTATCTAATAGACCAAATCATATTGATTTAACTGAACAAGAAATGACTCGTGATATTAAAGGAGCATTAAAGGAACATATTCCCGAGTATATGATTCCTAAAAAAATACACTTTACGGATAAATTACCATTAACGGTCAACGGTAAATTAGATCGTAAAAAGATAGCTGAGGGTGTAAATTAA
- a CDS encoding NAD(P)/FAD-dependent oxidoreductase: MKNLVLLGGGYGNMRIMSHILPNALPENYSITLIDRMPYHGLKPEFYELAAGTKSDKDIRMSFPDSDRINNVYGEINDINLDDQIVSVGNTKVDYDELVIGLGCEDKYHNVPGAEEYTHSIQTLSKSRETFHHLSELPNGAKVGIVGAGLSGIELASELRESREDLQIFLYDRGERILSRFPEKLSTYIEKWFSKNNVTVVPNSDINRVEPGRIYNNDVPEDVDLIVWTAGIQPVEVVRNLPIDISKGGRVILNQYHQVPTYTNVYVVGDCAELPHAPSAQLAEAQGDQIADVMKLQWQGKKLPDKMPEIKIQGFLGSLGDKKGFAYIMDRTVTGRLASILKSGVLWLYKYHNG; this comes from the coding sequence GCTATGGTAATATGCGCATTATGTCACATATTTTACCTAATGCTCTACCAGAAAATTATTCTATTACATTAATCGACCGTATGCCGTATCATGGTTTAAAACCAGAGTTTTACGAATTGGCTGCTGGTACTAAATCCGATAAGGATATTCGTATGAGTTTCCCTGACTCTGATCGTATTAATAATGTTTATGGAGAAATCAATGATATTAATTTAGATGATCAAATTGTATCGGTTGGTAATACTAAAGTAGACTATGATGAATTAGTCATCGGTTTAGGCTGTGAAGATAAATATCATAATGTGCCTGGCGCTGAAGAATATACGCATAGTATCCAAACATTATCAAAATCTCGTGAAACATTCCATCATCTTAGTGAATTACCAAATGGCGCTAAAGTAGGAATTGTTGGTGCTGGTTTAAGTGGTATAGAGTTAGCAAGCGAATTACGTGAAAGCCGTGAAGATTTACAAATCTTCCTATATGACAGAGGTGAACGAATTTTAAGTCGTTTCCCAGAAAAATTAAGTACTTATATCGAAAAATGGTTCAGTAAAAATAACGTTACTGTCGTACCAAATTCGGATATCAATCGTGTTGAACCTGGTCGTATTTATAATAACGATGTACCAGAAGATGTAGATTTAATCGTCTGGACTGCCGGTATTCAACCCGTAGAAGTCGTTAGAAATTTACCAATTGATATCAGTAAAGGTGGCCGCGTGATTTTAAATCAATATCACCAAGTACCAACTTATACTAATGTATATGTTGTTGGAGATTGTGCTGAACTACCACATGCACCAAGTGCCCAATTAGCTGAAGCCCAAGGTGACCAAATCGCAGATGTTATGAAACTACAATGGCAAGGTAAAAAATTACCTGACAAAATGCCTGAAATTAAAATTCAAGGTTTCTTAGGTTCTCTTGGAGATAAAAAAGGGTTTGCTTATATTATGGATCGTACCGTAACAGGTCGCCTAGCTTCAATCCTAAAATCAGGCGTACTTTGGCTATATAAATACCATAATGGTTAG
- a CDS encoding ABC transporter permease translates to MKESFIYWNLLFLEHLKRDWKKIIIWICGLSVFSSAFIPSFEEIAKGNGLSGMFETLKNPAMISMVGTTPIVQATQYTLGALYAHEMLLFCSLLSMIISLLHVIAHTRKEEDIGLSEFVRAFKVGRQSNTFSVFVEIILINAIVSIFITGILLSFNAQTITMQGSLLYGATIGIAGIIGASIALLTAQIMPNASASTGLALSIVGLLYIIRGATDITNVELAKFNPIGWTYITYPFTENNWGPLGFAVIFIVIIVVIAFILESSRDMGTSYIPEIKGRPTAKNSLLSVRGLLLKINKGTIISWFIAFIIMGIAYGSIYGDMQTFLASNELMKQMFSQSNVSIEASFTSKIVIVMISLVTILPIAIINKLFNEENKARLNQMSATKVTRNHLYWTNIGLALCTGIIGIFLTVFSLGVTALTVMTHHENIDLADFLIAGYNLLPVVLFFTSMTALVLGWIPKIGKLIYLYLGYAFAINYFGEVLEFPTWFSKTSALNWLPPMPKESFEFSTFFIVGIISLVLMFIGYLGYIKRDWIG, encoded by the coding sequence ATGAAAGAAAGCTTTATATACTGGAACCTTCTCTTTTTAGAACATTTAAAAAGAGATTGGAAAAAAATCATAATTTGGATTTGCGGACTTTCTGTATTTTCATCTGCCTTTATTCCATCATTTGAAGAGATTGCAAAAGGTAATGGTTTAAGTGGTATGTTCGAAACTTTAAAAAACCCTGCAATGATTTCAATGGTTGGGACCACGCCTATTGTTCAAGCAACTCAATACACTTTAGGTGCCCTTTATGCACATGAAATGCTATTGTTTTGTAGTTTACTTTCAATGATTATATCTCTTTTACACGTAATTGCACATACACGTAAAGAAGAAGACATAGGTCTTTCAGAATTCGTGCGTGCTTTCAAGGTAGGTAGGCAATCAAACACCTTCTCAGTATTTGTAGAAATCATTCTTATTAATGCGATAGTATCCATTTTTATCACTGGTATATTATTGAGTTTTAATGCTCAAACAATCACTATGCAGGGTTCGCTATTATATGGCGCAACAATTGGTATTGCGGGTATTATTGGTGCAAGTATTGCTCTTTTAACCGCTCAAATAATGCCGAATGCTTCCGCCTCAACTGGATTGGCACTTAGTATCGTAGGGTTACTTTATATTATTCGAGGTGCCACAGATATCACGAATGTTGAATTAGCTAAATTCAACCCTATTGGTTGGACTTATATCACTTACCCATTCACAGAAAATAATTGGGGCCCTTTAGGATTTGCTGTTATTTTCATTGTAATTATTGTAGTAATAGCTTTTATACTTGAATCCTCACGTGATATGGGTACGAGTTATATACCTGAAATAAAAGGTAGACCCACAGCCAAAAATTCTTTGCTATCGGTTAGAGGTTTATTGCTTAAAATAAATAAAGGAACTATAATAAGCTGGTTTATTGCTTTTATAATAATGGGTATTGCTTATGGTTCAATTTATGGAGATATGCAAACCTTTTTAGCAAGTAATGAATTAATGAAACAAATGTTTTCACAATCTAATGTATCTATAGAAGCTTCATTTACAAGTAAAATTGTAATCGTAATGATTTCTTTAGTGACAATATTACCTATCGCAATCATCAACAAATTATTTAATGAAGAAAACAAAGCACGTCTAAATCAAATGAGTGCTACAAAAGTGACACGCAATCATCTATATTGGACCAATATAGGTTTAGCACTTTGTACAGGTATAATCGGCATATTTTTAACTGTATTCAGTCTTGGCGTTACAGCACTTACAGTAATGACGCATCATGAAAATATAGATTTAGCGGATTTCCTTATCGCCGGTTACAATTTATTGCCAGTAGTATTATTTTTCACGAGTATGACTGCTCTAGTACTTGGTTGGATACCTAAAATAGGTAAATTGATTTATTTATATCTTGGTTATGCCTTTGCAATAAATTATTTTGGCGAAGTTTTAGAATTTCCAACATGGTTTTCAAAAACTTCTGCTTTAAATTGGCTGCCACCGATGCCAAAAGAAAGTTTTGAATTCTCTACCTTTTTTATAGTAGGTATAATCAGCCTCGTATTAATGTTTATAGGCTACTTAGGGTATATCAAACGTGATTGGATTGGATAA
- a CDS encoding TetR/AcrR family transcriptional regulator, with the protein MFTQLHKDKQNNIINVAMNEFVKNGFDKASTNHIVKKAHISKGSLFNYFNNKKDLYLYLIDFSIQTIETMYEHIDFKERDLFQRIENIGLQKLYIQQKSPKVFDFLKSLSQESSADVQDIIKEKISLTYEEGTKKIFHNLDYSKFREDIDIEKAIEILNWTMLGFGTKTLTQITTFDNSSQFGETYLNEWKQYAQILKYSFYK; encoded by the coding sequence ATGTTTACTCAACTACACAAAGATAAACAGAATAATATTATTAATGTTGCAATGAATGAATTTGTAAAAAATGGTTTTGACAAAGCCTCTACGAATCATATTGTAAAAAAAGCTCATATTTCCAAAGGGTCATTGTTTAATTATTTCAATAATAAAAAGGATTTATATTTATACCTCATTGATTTCAGTATTCAAACTATAGAAACTATGTATGAACATATTGATTTTAAAGAAAGAGATTTATTCCAGAGAATTGAAAACATAGGATTACAAAAATTATACATACAACAAAAGTCACCTAAAGTGTTTGATTTTTTAAAATCCTTATCTCAAGAAAGCTCAGCTGACGTACAAGATATCATTAAAGAAAAAATAAGTTTAACTTATGAAGAAGGTACAAAAAAGATATTTCATAACCTTGATTATTCTAAATTTCGAGAAGATATTGATATTGAAAAAGCTATAGAAATACTAAATTGGACGATGCTTGGATTTGGAACAAAAACACTTACGCAAATCACTACTTTTGATAATTCATCTCAATTTGGTGAGACATACCTAAATGAATGGAAACAATACGCCCAGATATTAAAATATAGTTTTTACAAATAA
- a CDS encoding YuzD family protein encodes MNKVSVVVYGADVVCASCVNAPTARNTYDWLQPLLKRKYPEMHFEFTYIDIEKDTENLTDHDEQYIERIQEDELFYPLITMNDEYVTDGYVQLKDITQFMDKQ; translated from the coding sequence ATGAATAAAGTGAGCGTAGTTGTCTATGGTGCAGATGTTGTATGTGCAAGTTGTGTTAATGCACCAACCGCACGTAATACCTATGATTGGTTGCAGCCATTATTAAAAAGAAAATATCCGGAAATGCATTTTGAATTTACTTATATTGATATTGAAAAGGATACAGAAAATTTAACTGATCACGATGAACAATATATAGAACGTATACAAGAAGATGAATTGTTTTATCCTCTAATTACAATGAACGATGAATATGTCACAGATGGCTATGTACAATTAAAAGACATTACTCAATTTATGGATAAACAATAA
- a CDS encoding teichoic acid D-Ala incorporation-associated protein DltX yields MNNDKGNTKYLTVKPYLLTLLYLVIFIALYLIYGSGDTHNNFIYNEF; encoded by the coding sequence ATGAATAACGATAAAGGTAATACTAAATATCTCACAGTGAAACCATACTTGCTAACGCTATTATATCTTGTAATATTTATAGCACTATATTTAATTTATGGTAGTGGTGATACACATAATAACTTTATTTATAATGAATTTTAA
- a CDS encoding ABC transporter ATP-binding protein, which produces MEKIIKVSNLQKKFGKFEALRDVTFSVNCGEVVGFIGPNGAGKSTTLRTLLGVIKRDKGDVEIFGKDVWKESTEIHKRISYVPGDVVLWGNLSGGEIIDLFMKLHGCGDKQKRDALIQRFELDPKKKAKGYSKGNRQKVGLIAALAVESDLYIFDEPTSGLDPLMEKVFQEEVEQLKKSGKTILLSSHILSEVERLADRVVIIRQGEIVESGTLHELRHLTRSTITIETERDVAKIATLDGVFDFVQVHNQATFSVDNQYLNDILIQLTQLNIKKIESIPPTLEDLFIRHYEN; this is translated from the coding sequence ATGGAGAAAATTATTAAAGTCAGTAATTTACAAAAAAAATTCGGTAAATTTGAAGCATTACGTGATGTAACATTCTCAGTCAATTGTGGTGAAGTTGTTGGCTTCATTGGACCTAATGGCGCTGGTAAATCTACTACCTTACGCACTTTATTAGGCGTCATCAAACGAGACAAAGGCGATGTAGAAATATTTGGTAAGGATGTTTGGAAAGAAAGTACAGAAATTCATAAAAGAATATCCTATGTACCTGGGGACGTCGTATTGTGGGGCAATTTATCTGGCGGTGAAATCATTGATTTATTTATGAAATTACATGGCTGTGGCGACAAACAAAAACGTGATGCTTTAATACAACGTTTTGAATTAGATCCAAAGAAAAAAGCCAAAGGTTATTCAAAAGGAAATCGTCAAAAAGTTGGTTTAATTGCAGCGTTAGCCGTAGAATCAGATTTATATATCTTTGATGAACCGACATCGGGCTTAGATCCTCTAATGGAAAAAGTTTTCCAAGAAGAAGTTGAACAACTTAAAAAATCTGGAAAGACAATTTTACTATCTTCACACATTCTAAGTGAAGTTGAAAGGTTGGCTGACAGAGTAGTTATTATTCGACAAGGAGAAATTGTAGAAAGTGGTACACTTCATGAATTACGCCATTTAACACGATCCACAATTACCATAGAAACCGAAAGAGATGTGGCTAAAATAGCTACTTTAGATGGAGTATTTGACTTTGTACAGGTTCACAATCAAGCGACATTTTCGGTAGATAACCAATATCTCAACGATATTTTAATCCAACTAACTCAATTAAACATAAAGAAAATAGAATCTATCCCTCCAACACTTGAAGATTTGTTTATTCGTCATTATGAAAATTAA
- the dltB gene encoding D-alanyl-lipoteichoic acid biosynthesis protein DltB, translating into MIPYGTFTFFLIAFVLLIPVIILGLQGKRSRIYNGLSTLVMIELIFSSDKHNLFGQTWLSVQFINFILYILWQVAIILYYWKSRAKNNTFSKFFIVIVLSILPLVIVKIAQSSLIGASSIHFHESKVVELIGFLGISYITFKSVQLLMEIRDGSIKEVNFWKIIQFISFFPTISSGPIDRYKRFAKDDQKIPSGMQYHQMLLKAVHFIMIGFLYKYIIAYLIQVYAINPLMLDFNGFTTKWLYMYAYSLYLFFDFAGYSLFAIAFSYIYGIQTPPNFKQPFKAKNIKDFWNRWHMTLSFWFRDCIYMRTLFFLSKKKLLKSQFAMSNIAFSLNFIIMGIWHGIEIYYIAYGLYHALLFIGYGYYERWRKTHPPRWKNQITTIISIIITFHFVAFGFLIFSGKLF; encoded by the coding sequence ATGATTCCTTATGGCACATTTACTTTCTTTTTAATTGCATTTGTATTATTAATACCAGTTATTATATTGGGGTTACAAGGTAAAAGAAGTCGTATTTATAACGGGCTCAGCACACTCGTAATGATTGAACTCATATTCTCTTCGGATAAACATAATCTATTTGGACAAACATGGTTAAGTGTACAATTTATTAACTTTATACTGTATATCCTGTGGCAAGTCGCAATTATATTATATTATTGGAAATCACGTGCAAAAAATAATACGTTTAGTAAATTTTTTATAGTTATCGTACTATCTATTTTACCGCTAGTCATTGTTAAAATAGCTCAAAGTTCCTTGATAGGCGCTTCAAGCATACATTTTCATGAGAGTAAGGTTGTTGAATTAATTGGATTTTTAGGTATTTCTTATATTACCTTTAAAAGTGTTCAATTGTTAATGGAAATACGTGATGGTTCAATTAAAGAGGTAAACTTCTGGAAAATCATCCAATTTATATCATTCTTCCCTACAATATCATCAGGTCCTATAGATCGTTATAAAAGGTTTGCAAAAGACGATCAAAAAATACCAAGCGGTATGCAATATCATCAGATGTTATTGAAGGCTGTTCACTTTATTATGATTGGATTTTTATACAAATATATTATTGCGTACTTAATTCAAGTCTATGCCATTAATCCGTTGATGCTAGATTTTAATGGGTTTACTACAAAATGGCTTTATATGTATGCCTACAGTTTGTATTTATTCTTTGATTTTGCTGGATACTCACTATTTGCAATTGCTTTTAGTTATATATATGGCATACAAACACCGCCAAACTTTAAACAACCATTTAAAGCTAAAAATATTAAAGATTTTTGGAATAGATGGCATATGACCCTTTCATTTTGGTTTAGAGATTGTATTTATATGAGAACTTTATTTTTCTTATCTAAGAAGAAGTTATTAAAAAGCCAATTTGCAATGTCTAATATTGCCTTTTCACTCAATTTTATAATCATGGGGATATGGCATGGCATTGAAATTTACTATATTGCTTATGGCTTATATCATGCATTACTATTTATAGGTTATGGATATTATGAAAGATGGAGAAAAACTCATCCCCCTAGATGGAAAAATCAAATAACTACAATAATAAGCATCATCATAACGTTTCATTTTGTAGCTTTTGGTTTTCTAATCTTTTCAGGGAAATTATTTTAA
- the dltC gene encoding D-alanine--poly(phosphoribitol) ligase subunit 2, whose protein sequence is MEFRNQVLDVLEDVSESSVVKENPDVELFEEGIIDSFQTVGLLLEIQNKLDIEVSIMDFDRDEWATPNKIVAVLEALR, encoded by the coding sequence ATGGAATTTAGAAATCAAGTATTAGATGTATTGGAAGACGTTAGTGAAAGTAGTGTGGTTAAAGAAAACCCAGATGTGGAATTATTTGAAGAAGGTATTATAGATTCATTCCAAACGGTAGGACTTTTACTAGAAATTCAAAATAAATTAGATATTGAAGTATCTATTATGGATTTTGATAGAGATGAATGGGCGACACCTAATAAGATAGTAGCAGTATTAGAAGCATTAAGATGA
- the dltD gene encoding D-alanyl-lipoteichoic acid biosynthesis protein DltD, translating to MKLKPFIPIIVSLLLFGIFLIMPASWFTGFINSKTLESQRIALTDQVLKGTLVQDKMYQSNDYYPIYGSSELEKDDPFNPAIVLNGKKEISQKPFLIGTGGSTDLVNAVELASQCDNLKGKKMAFIISPQWFTNHGLTNSNFKARISQAQLNQLFNQDTLSPKLKQRYARRLLQFKKVENRSYLKQVAHHPNAVKGNYISSFKDNQLKKIEAIKSIFPVRSSPLSHVEPIVNKSDSWKTIRNRAEAYGSNQVKSNEFGIRDKYWDLIKQHKRKINRDYEFNINSPEFKDLALLVDTLHEAGADVTYINLPSNGKWYDHIGIDKDRRQKVYKKINQTIEQRDGHVYDMTDKDYEPYVVSDAVHIGWKGWSYIGEHIEKHISDF from the coding sequence ATGAAATTGAAACCATTTATACCAATTATTGTAAGTCTGTTATTGTTTGGAATTTTCTTAATCATGCCTGCCAGTTGGTTTACAGGTTTCATTAATAGTAAAACATTAGAATCACAACGCATAGCTTTAACTGATCAAGTACTTAAAGGTACATTGGTTCAAGATAAGATGTATCAATCTAATGATTATTATCCCATTTATGGTTCAAGTGAACTTGAAAAAGATGACCCATTTAATCCAGCCATAGTATTAAATGGGAAAAAAGAAATATCTCAAAAACCGTTTCTAATTGGTACGGGAGGTTCGACTGATTTAGTAAATGCTGTGGAATTAGCATCACAATGTGACAATTTAAAAGGTAAGAAAATGGCCTTTATCATTTCACCACAGTGGTTTACAAATCATGGTTTGACCAATTCCAACTTTAAAGCACGTATATCTCAAGCGCAGTTAAATCAGTTGTTTAATCAAGACACTTTAAGCCCAAAACTAAAGCAACGCTATGCGCGAAGATTATTGCAATTTAAAAAGGTCGAAAATAGAAGCTATCTAAAGCAAGTAGCTCATCACCCTAATGCAGTGAAGGGGAATTATATTTCTAGTTTCAAAGACAATCAATTAAAAAAAATTGAAGCAATTAAGTCTATTTTTCCAGTACGTAGTTCACCACTTTCACATGTAGAACCCATAGTAAATAAATCAGACTCATGGAAGACAATTCGAAATCGCGCTGAAGCGTATGGTTCCAATCAAGTGAAGTCAAATGAATTTGGTATTAGAGATAAATACTGGGATTTAATAAAACAACACAAACGTAAAATTAATCGAGATTATGAATTTAATATTAACTCCCCAGAATTTAAAGATCTAGCATTACTTGTAGATACATTACATGAAGCGGGTGCAGATGTAACATATATTAATTTACCATCTAATGGTAAATGGTATGATCATATTGGTATTGATAAAGATAGACGACAAAAGGTTTATAAAAAAATTAATCAAACGATAGAACAAAGAGACGGTCATGTCTATGATATGACAGACAAAGATTATGAACCTTATGTCGTAAGTGATGCTGTACACATTGGATGGAAAGGCTGGAGTTATATAGGTGAACACATTGAGAAACATATAAGTGACTTTTAA